One genomic region from Anabaena sp. PCC 7108 encodes:
- a CDS encoding alkaline phosphatase PhoX: MTTQFDTTQPAQIQGLDGYTVDPIFTVGETIDSYTPPGILDGTGAFELNETTVRVLVNHELANDVGYNYTLESGASLPGARISYFDIDKRTLQIVDSGLAYDTIYNRAGDVVDAASDLEFGGINRFCSANLMEANHFGNGKGFTDRIYFAGEETDGGTQFALDTATNELWALPWLGRAAWESATELDTGNTDQVALLIGDDRQTAPLILYVGEKNAAGDGSFLDRNGLSEGKLYVWVADDTANASDPIEADPRDFSGSGSSTNGKFVEIDYYRPDLAGTNGYDAQGFATQEKQDALAAAVGAFKFSRPEDVATNPFDGTQAVLASTGRPEVFDGADTWGTTYKIDVDFGATEITANLNILYDGNDEGNKDFGLRSPDNLDWADNGLIYLQEDRAISADLFGATSGEEASIWTIDPSAADPAATATRIAQVDRSGVPSGQTDSSPTDIGNWESSGILDVSTLFGNAPGTQFIFDVQAHSLRDGSIITATNIDGNGDGTATANENLVQGGQLAFLIAPNASLVQDSQLVSGSSDADDLVAGSDFDGINDTVFTGAGNDTVDIPFGGVLAGNNRVFTGSGEDMTDVADGDRAFGGSGNDQLDATDAMGYRLSGGTGNDMFFLGADGRALGGDDNDEFYVQDGGGNLLSGGAGADQFWIVNGDLSMAANTVVDFQMGTDVLGISGQGAGFGFDDLTLSGDSIMIGATTVAILKGVDTTGLTADNFAFI, translated from the coding sequence ATGACTACACAATTTGATACAACCCAGCCCGCCCAAATTCAGGGACTAGACGGTTATACCGTAGATCCTATCTTCACTGTTGGGGAAACTATAGACAGTTATACCCCTCCAGGAATTCTCGATGGTACAGGTGCGTTTGAACTGAATGAAACTACAGTTCGAGTCCTGGTTAACCATGAATTGGCTAATGATGTTGGCTACAATTACACCCTAGAAAGCGGTGCTTCTTTACCAGGCGCACGAATCAGCTATTTTGATATTGATAAACGCACACTGCAAATAGTTGATTCAGGTCTGGCGTATGACACAATTTATAACCGCGCAGGTGACGTTGTAGATGCTGCTTCTGACTTAGAATTTGGCGGTATCAACCGCTTTTGTTCAGCGAATTTGATGGAAGCCAACCATTTTGGTAATGGTAAAGGTTTTACCGATCGCATTTACTTTGCTGGTGAAGAAACCGATGGTGGTACACAGTTTGCTCTAGACACTGCTACTAATGAACTGTGGGCTTTACCCTGGTTAGGTCGTGCGGCTTGGGAAAGCGCAACTGAACTAGACACTGGGAATACAGATCAAGTGGCTCTCTTGATTGGAGATGACCGCCAAACTGCTCCATTAATACTATACGTTGGTGAGAAGAATGCTGCTGGTGATGGCAGTTTCTTAGATCGCAATGGACTATCTGAAGGCAAATTATATGTTTGGGTTGCTGACGATACAGCAAATGCCTCAGATCCCATTGAAGCAGACCCCAGAGATTTTAGCGGCAGTGGCAGCAGCACAAATGGTAAGTTTGTGGAAATTGACTACTACCGTCCCGACTTAGCCGGTACTAATGGCTACGATGCTCAAGGTTTTGCTACCCAAGAGAAACAAGATGCTCTTGCAGCGGCTGTTGGGGCTTTCAAATTCTCTCGTCCTGAAGACGTAGCCACCAACCCCTTCGACGGTACTCAAGCAGTTTTAGCTTCTACGGGTCGCCCAGAAGTTTTCGATGGTGCCGATACTTGGGGTACAACGTATAAAATTGACGTTGACTTTGGCGCAACTGAAATCACAGCTAACCTGAACATCCTTTACGATGGTAACGATGAAGGTAACAAAGATTTCGGTCTGCGTAGTCCTGACAACTTAGATTGGGCTGATAATGGCTTAATCTATCTTCAAGAAGACCGCGCTATTAGTGCTGACCTTTTTGGTGCAACTTCTGGGGAAGAAGCTTCTATCTGGACTATTGATCCCTCCGCAGCAGATCCTGCTGCAACTGCAACCCGTATTGCACAGGTTGATCGCTCTGGTGTGCCTTCAGGCCAAACCGATTCTAGCCCCACCGATATTGGTAACTGGGAAAGTTCCGGTATTTTAGATGTTTCCACACTGTTCGGTAACGCTCCTGGTACACAGTTTATCTTTGATGTGCAGGCTCACAGCCTTCGTGATGGCTCCATTATTACTGCCACCAACATTGATGGGAATGGAGATGGAACCGCAACTGCTAACGAAAACCTGGTACAAGGTGGTCAGTTGGCGTTCCTAATTGCTCCCAATGCTTCCTTAGTTCAAGATTCTCAATTGGTATCTGGTTCCTCTGATGCAGATGACCTAGTAGCAGGTTCTGACTTTGATGGCATTAATGATACAGTTTTCACAGGCGCTGGCAACGATACAGTAGACATTCCCTTCGGTGGTGTTTTAGCTGGCAATAATCGTGTCTTTACTGGCAGTGGTGAAGATATGACTGATGTTGCTGATGGCGATCGCGCTTTTGGTGGTAGTGGAAATGATCAACTAGATGCTACTGATGCAATGGGCTACCGTCTCTCTGGTGGCACTGGTAATGATATGTTCTTCCTAGGTGCAGATGGCCGCGCTTTAGGTGGAGATGATAATGATGAATTCTATGTCCAAGATGGTGGTGGTAACTTGCTCTCTGGTGGTGCAGGTGCTGACCAATTCTGGATTGTTAACGGTGATCTATCTATGGCTGCTAACACCGTTGTTGACTTCCAAATGGGTACTGATGTTTTAGGTATTAGCGGTCAAGGTGCTGGTTTTGGCTTTGATGACCTAACTTTAAGTGGTGACAGCATTATGATTGGTGCAACAACCGTGGCTATTTTGAAAGGAGTTGATACCACTGGTTTGACTGCTGATAATTTCGCTTTCATCTAG
- a CDS encoding phenylacetate--CoA ligase family protein, whose product MKHEIPTERAILALENFLSTPLEEKLVEHLDIPSEELAIALFQHIAVTVPAYQAFLAERGINPQTIQTVEDFPKIPIINKENYISRYSLPQLCNNGKLGSCDMIAASSGSTGKPTFWPRFYTDELQIATRFEQIFHDSFDADTKNTLAVICFTLGTWVGGMFTTNCCRHLTTKGYPITVITPGNNKTEILRVVQELGNHFEQVVLLGYPPFLKDVIDTGIAAGVQWQQYQIKLVMAGEVFSEEWRSLVGERVGSQNPCYDFASMYGTADAGVLGNETPLSICIRRFLAENPDAAKALFGESRLPTLVQYDPCSRFFEVENGNLLFSGDNGIPLIRYNILDHGGLISYEEMLKFLAKWGFNPLEDQNLSSSTHHSPRGIHQLPFVYVFGRLDFTVSYFGANIYPENVTVGLEQPIIREWVTGKFVLQVKEDADKNRFLSVVVELAPGVKSNKKKKETITSSILSQLLRLNSEFANYVPSEYQTPQVTLTANGDAEYFPIGVKHRYTRK is encoded by the coding sequence ATGAAGCACGAAATACCAACAGAAAGGGCAATTTTAGCATTAGAAAATTTTTTGTCTACTCCCTTAGAAGAGAAACTAGTAGAGCATCTCGATATACCCAGCGAAGAATTAGCGATCGCACTATTTCAACATATAGCTGTTACTGTACCCGCTTATCAAGCATTTTTAGCAGAACGGGGCATCAATCCTCAAACCATTCAAACTGTCGAAGATTTCCCAAAAATCCCCATAATCAATAAAGAAAATTATATTTCCCGTTATTCTTTGCCCCAATTGTGTAATAATGGAAAATTAGGAAGCTGTGATATGATCGCGGCTTCCTCTGGCTCAACGGGTAAACCGACATTTTGGCCGCGTTTTTATACAGATGAACTACAAATAGCCACAAGGTTTGAGCAGATTTTTCACGATAGTTTTGATGCAGACACCAAAAACACCTTAGCAGTAATTTGTTTCACTTTGGGAACATGGGTGGGGGGAATGTTTACCACTAATTGCTGTCGTCATCTTACTACCAAGGGTTATCCTATCACAGTAATTACACCTGGCAACAACAAAACCGAAATATTGCGAGTTGTGCAAGAACTGGGTAATCATTTTGAGCAAGTTGTCCTCTTAGGATATCCGCCATTTCTCAAAGATGTTATTGATACGGGTATTGCTGCTGGTGTGCAATGGCAGCAATATCAGATTAAATTAGTGATGGCAGGAGAAGTATTTAGTGAAGAATGGCGAAGTTTAGTTGGTGAAAGAGTAGGTTCTCAAAATCCCTGTTATGATTTTGCTTCCATGTATGGAACAGCAGACGCAGGAGTTTTAGGAAATGAAACACCTTTGAGTATCTGCATTCGTCGCTTTTTAGCAGAAAATCCTGATGCTGCTAAAGCATTATTTGGGGAATCTCGATTACCGACATTAGTACAGTATGACCCCTGTAGTCGATTTTTTGAAGTTGAAAATGGGAATTTGCTATTTTCTGGTGACAATGGTATTCCCTTAATTAGATATAACATTTTAGATCATGGCGGGTTAATTAGTTACGAAGAGATGCTGAAGTTTTTAGCAAAATGGGGATTTAATCCCTTAGAAGATCAAAATCTCTCTTCGTCTACTCACCATTCACCCAGAGGAATTCATCAATTACCTTTCGTCTATGTTTTCGGAAGGTTGGATTTTACAGTTTCCTATTTTGGCGCAAATATTTACCCAGAAAATGTCACAGTCGGGTTAGAACAACCGATAATTAGAGAATGGGTAACAGGTAAATTTGTTTTACAAGTAAAAGAAGACGCAGACAAAAATCGGTTTTTATCTGTAGTTGTAGAATTAGCACCAGGAGTGAAGAGTAACAAGAAGAAGAAAGAAACTATAACCTCTTCCATTCTTTCCCAATTGTTGCGTTTGAATAGCGAATTTGCTAATTATGTTCCCTCAGAATATCAAACACCACAGGTGACATTAACTGCAAATGGGGATGCAGAGTATTTTCCTATTGGTGTGAAACATCGATATACAAGGAAGTAG
- a CDS encoding WD40 repeat domain-containing protein, with product MTQSQGLGLLRFARNDCKYFCPITYSPMNLISWKILTAATLGIAIPWLPFNSLIPTTTHSITHLSQNNQPIFTLKEPERVPAIMISSDGKKLIGGSRSGSIKIWNLQTGKLLNTLTTKSEGVTSIAIGGANGDILVSGDIDSTIKVWNLLTGKLILTLKGHSQPVETVAISVDGKILVSGGDDRQIQIWNLQTGELLHTLIGHLDYISRVAISPNGQVLVSGSGGAAKEEIKLWNLHTGKLLHSMGHPPGIAALAMSLDNKILISGSFGQLVDKNSAINTIKLWELSTGKLLRDFNQNPDSINSIILTPDGKTMITGNFNGKIKFWNWRTGELLSTIIGDSTPVEAIAISPDHKTLASSSEDGTIRIWQLPE from the coding sequence ATGACGCAATCGCAAGGGCTGGGATTGCTTCGCTTCGCTCGCAATGACTGTAAATATTTTTGTCCAATTACTTATTCACCTATGAATCTAATATCCTGGAAAATTTTGACAGCAGCTACTCTGGGTATTGCTATTCCTTGGCTTCCCTTCAATTCATTGATTCCTACTACTACTCATTCAATTACTCATCTGAGCCAAAATAATCAACCAATTTTTACATTGAAAGAACCGGAAAGAGTCCCAGCAATTATGATTAGTTCTGATGGTAAAAAATTAATCGGTGGTAGTCGCTCAGGAAGCATCAAAATTTGGAACTTACAGACTGGTAAACTCCTGAATACTCTGACAACAAAATCTGAAGGAGTTACCTCTATTGCTATAGGTGGGGCAAATGGGGATATTCTTGTTAGTGGAGATATTGATAGTACCATCAAGGTTTGGAATCTGCTTACTGGAAAACTAATTCTGACTCTAAAAGGACATTCACAGCCAGTAGAAACAGTCGCTATTAGTGTTGATGGAAAAATACTTGTTAGTGGTGGTGATGATCGTCAAATCCAGATTTGGAATTTACAGACTGGAGAACTACTTCATACTCTTATAGGACATTTAGATTATATTAGTCGTGTGGCTATAAGTCCCAATGGTCAAGTTCTGGTTAGTGGTAGTGGTGGAGCAGCCAAAGAGGAGATTAAACTGTGGAATCTGCATACAGGAAAACTCTTACACAGTATGGGACATCCACCTGGTATTGCTGCATTGGCTATGAGTTTAGATAACAAAATTTTAATTAGTGGTAGTTTTGGTCAGCTTGTGGATAAAAATAGTGCCATCAACACTATCAAGCTGTGGGAGTTAAGTACAGGTAAATTGTTACGTGATTTTAATCAAAACCCAGATTCAATTAATTCAATCATCCTGACTCCAGATGGAAAAACTATGATTACTGGCAACTTTAATGGCAAAATCAAATTCTGGAATTGGCGAACTGGGGAACTACTCTCAACTATTATAGGTGATTCAACTCCGGTAGAGGCAATTGCTATCAGTCCCGATCATAAAACTCTAGCTAGTAGTAGCGAAGATGGCACAATTAGAATTTGGCAACTTCCTGAATAA
- a CDS encoding DUF1993 family protein, which produces MTISMYTASIPVSIHSLNNLIAILEKGAEYAEAKKIDPAVLINSRLYPDMFPLSRQVQIACDVANRGTAKLAGIEAPKFEDNETTFPQLIDRVQKTISQLNTLKPEQIDGSEERTITLEMGDKVTSFQGISFLLYLILPNIYFHVTTAYDILRHCGVELGKKDFLGQP; this is translated from the coding sequence ATGACAATTTCCATGTACACAGCTTCAATACCCGTGTCTATTCACTCACTGAATAACCTGATAGCTATTCTTGAAAAGGGTGCTGAATATGCAGAAGCAAAAAAAATAGATCCTGCTGTTTTGATCAACAGTCGTCTATATCCAGATATGTTTCCATTATCAAGACAAGTACAAATTGCCTGTGACGTAGCAAACAGAGGTACTGCAAAACTAGCAGGGATAGAAGCACCTAAGTTTGAAGACAATGAAACTACATTCCCTCAACTTATTGACCGCGTTCAGAAAACTATCTCTCAGTTAAATACATTGAAACCTGAGCAAATCGATGGTTCAGAGGAGAGAACAATTACCCTAGAGATGGGTGACAAAGTTACATCTTTTCAAGGAATATCATTTCTCCTGTATCTTATTTTACCAAATATTTACTTCCATGTCACAACAGCTTATGACATTCTCAGACATTGCGGTGTAGAACTTGGGAAAAAAGACTTCCTTGGTCAGCCATAA
- a CDS encoding type II toxin-antitoxin system VapC family toxin, with protein MKYLLDTCVISEYVKKQPNQQVINWIDEQKESSLFISIITIAEIKKGIVKIEKSQPSRYQKLEQWLQKLEQRFNNRTLPLNENILDTWAKICGQSEAQGKKLPIMDSLIAATASENNLIIVTRNISDFGFSSVNVFSPWD; from the coding sequence ATGAAATATTTATTAGATACGTGTGTTATTTCTGAATATGTAAAAAAACAACCCAATCAACAAGTTATTAACTGGATAGATGAGCAAAAAGAAAGTAGTTTATTCATTAGCATTATAACTATAGCTGAAATCAAAAAAGGAATTGTAAAAATAGAAAAATCTCAACCAAGTCGCTATCAAAAACTAGAGCAATGGCTACAAAAACTTGAACAAAGATTTAATAATAGAACTTTACCGTTAAATGAGAATATTCTTGATACTTGGGCAAAAATTTGTGGTCAATCTGAAGCACAGGGGAAAAAACTACCGATTATGGATAGTTTAATAGCTGCCACTGCATCTGAAAATAACCTCATAATTGTTACTCGTAATATTAGTGATTTTGGTTTCTCATCTGTTAATGTTTTTAGTCCTTGGGATTAA